One part of the Pseudopipra pipra isolate bDixPip1 chromosome 3, bDixPip1.hap1, whole genome shotgun sequence genome encodes these proteins:
- the RRBP1 gene encoding ribosome-binding protein 1 isoform X4, whose amino-acid sequence MDVYDPQTLGVVVFGGFMVISAIGIFLVSTFSMKETSYEEALAKQRKELEKTQQQKMEKKKKEKSVEKKGKAKKKEEKPNGKIPEQQMTQEVTDPPKDVVLEAAVVPEPLTVEFPIAAVSVVPQEKEKPVLSPKEKRKKEKKVAKVEPASSLMLASPPVSVPRSSPVLEVAPKEVPVVAVPPVGTQQSAPVNPVTIKKTDALLTHEEQKHDGPVKKKAASKKKSEPAVPTPPLSSLAPTDSDGPLYLPYKTLMSTVSSMVFSEGEAQQLIEILTEKMGIMDTWHTATQKGDPVAILKRQLEEKEKQLSAEQEDAAAARNKLRELSKDLAAERAKAAAAEGKLKEQLLAREQEIVAVQARMQASYQDHVSETQQLQVKIRTLQEQLENGPNTQLARLQQENSILRDALNQATSQMESKQNAELAKLRQECNKLMRELSEKSEVLQQEEQQRKSWEIKAAALEKQNKQLQASQQEVEVMLQKRLDEVSDELHKTQTSYKSLLADTEKAKGQQQSIAELQAKLLSSEAEVKSKLLELDNVKGKLQDASLDNTKLLERIKSIEALLEAGQMSGAEKDRDLQAANEAEMKQLRSRLQENTNQLSSLEREATELREAVEQQKMKNNDLREKNWKAMEALTMVEKVCEEKLLAATKAKEELAQQLNAFQTRTKQTLLSALPGVTVSLQQDYDTWLQEFKEKTMSVLKQQVITTEPLDSALKLKEAVETQTTLQAECEQYRTILAETERMLRNLQKSVEEEEKVWKAKLTASEEELQKSHFQLKSLEAMVEKLKADLQNTDQLKEYTSLLEMQLENHLQTASSERQNYTKEVEVLRQLLSESQEQLEAAKTETQKQSKELALLKTQLEQNKMLVEKEQVLRQKLTRELEEAQSSACTLQAELEKLRLTENAAASDTEEAQHLKERLDKEKKLTKDLGQAATKLQELLKVAQDQLAKERETVKRLKEQLQETGKEDSSKEGTSV is encoded by the exons ATGGATGTGTATGACCCTCAGACGCTGGGTGTTGTGGTCTTCGGAGGTTTTATGGTGATATCAGCCATTGGGATCTTCCTGGTGTCCACCTTCTCCATGAAGGAGACATCTTATGAGGAAGCCTTGGCCAAGCAACGCAAAGAGCTTGAGAAGACCCAGCagcagaaaatggagaaaaagaaaaaagagaaatctgttgagaagaaaggaaaagcaaagaaaaaggaagagaaacctAATGGAAAGatcccagagcagcagatgACTCAGGAAGTGACAGACCCTCCCAAGGATGTGGTTCTTGAAGCTGCTGTGGTGCCTGAGCCTTTAACAGTGGAGTTTCCAATTGCAGCAGTGTCAGTTGTTCCCCAGGAAAAGGAGAAACCTGTTCTGTCACctaaggagaagaggaagaaggagaagaaggtgGCAAAGGTAGAGCCTGCTTCTAGCCTGATGTTGGCTTCACCTCCTGTCAGTGTCCCCAGAAGTTCTCCTGTCCTGGAGGTGGCCCCTAAGGAGGTGCCTGTTGTGGCTGTGCCACCAGTTGGCACACAGCAAAGTGCTCCTGTCAACCCTGTCACCATCAAGAAAACCGATGCTCTTCTGACCCATGAGGAGCAGAAGCATGATGGACCTGTCAAGAAGAAGGCTGCATCCAAGAAGAAGAGTGAGCCAG CAGTCCCaacccctcctctctcctccctaGCACCTACGGATTCAGATGGGCCCCTCTACCTGCCCTACAAGACACTCATGTCCACTGTCAGCAGCATGGTGTTCAGTGAGGGTGAGGCCCAGCAGCTCATCGAGATCTTGACGGAGAAAATGGGCATCATGGACACCTGGCACACG GCTACTCAGAAGGGTGACCCGGTTGCTATCCTGAAACGCcagctggaagagaaggagaagcagctctcagccgagcaggaggatgcagctgctgccagaaaCAAGCTGCGGGAGCTGAGCAAG GACCTGGCAGCCGAGCGGGCCAAGGCGGCAGCTGCAGAGGGCAAGCtgaaggagcagctgctggcccGTGAGCAGGAGATCGTGGCAGTGCAGGCACGCATGCAGGCCAGCTACCAGGACCATGTCAGCGAAACGCAGCAACTCCAGGTCAAG ATCCGGACCCTGCAGGAACAACTGGAGAATGGCCCCAACACACAGCTGGCTCGCCTGCAGCAGGAGAACTCCATCCTGAGGGACGCCCTCAACCAGGCCACCAGCCAAATGGAAAGCAA GCAAAATGCTGAGCTGGCCAAGTTACGGCAGGAATGCAACAAGCTGATGAGAGAGCTGTCTGAGAAAtcagaggtgctgcagcaagaggagcagcagaggaagagcTGGGAGATCAAAGCGGCAGCTTTGGAGAAGCAGAACAAACAGCTGCAG GCTTCCCAACAGGAGGTGGAGGTGATGCTGCAGAAGAGGCTGGATGAAGTCAGTGATGAGCTCCACAAAACCCAGACCAGCTACAAAAGCTTGTTAGCAGACACAGAAAAGGCCAAAGgacagcagcagagcattgCTG AGCTGCAGGCCAAGCTGCTGAGCTCCGAAGCAGAGGTTAAAAGTAAGTTGCTGGAGTTGGACAATGTGAAAGGGAAACTGCAGGATGCCAGTTTGGACAATACGAAGCTTCTGGAGAGGATCAAGTCCATTGAAGCTCTGCTGGAGGCAGGCCAGATGAGTGGGGCAGAAAAAGACAGAGACTTGCAG GCAGCCAATGAAGCAGAAATGAAGCAGCTGCGGTCAAG ACTCCAGGAGAACACAAACCAGCTCTCATCTTTGGAAAGGGAAGCCACAGAGCTGCGAGAGGCAGTAGAGCaacaaaagatgaaaaacaat GACCTTCGCGAAAAGAACTGGAAAGCAATGGAAGCGTTGACCATGGTGGAGAAGGTGTGCGAGGAAAAACTACTTGCTGCTACAAAAGCAAAG GAAGAGCTGGCCCAACAGCTGAATGCATTCCAGACACGAACTAAGCAGACTCTGCTCTCTGCCCTTCCTGGAGTCACTGTGTCCTTACAGCAG GATTATGATACATGGCTACAAGAGTTTAAGGAGAAGACTATGAGTGTGCTAAAGCAGCAAGTGATTACAACAGAGCCCCTG GATTCAGCTCTTAAATTGAAAGAGGCAGTGGAAACACAAACCACTTTACAAGCAGAATGTGAGCAGTATAGAACTATCCTCGCAGAGACA GAAAGGATGCTGCGAAACCTGCAAAAGagtgtggaggaggaggagaaggtctggaaagcaaagctcacAGCCTCTGAAGAGGAGCTCCAAAAG TCACACTTCCAGCTGAAATCCCTTGAAGCCATGGTGGAGAAGTTGAAAGCAGATCTGCAGAACACAGATCAG CTAAAGGAATACACCTCTCTTCTGGAAATGCAACTGGAAAATCACTTGCAGACAGCCAGCTCTGAACGTCAAAACTACACAAAAGAAGTTGAAGTT TTGAGGCAGCTCTTATCAGAgtcccaggagcagctggaggcagcaAAGACTGAAACGCAGAAGCAGAGCAAGGAGCTGGCACTG CTGAAAACCCAGCTggagcaaaacaaaatgctggTGGAGAAGGAGCAAGTGCTGCGGCAAAAGCTGACAcgggagctggaggag GCCCAGAGCTCGGCATGCACATTgcaagcagagctggaaaagctAAGACTGACTGAAAACGCAGCAGCTTCAGACACGGAGGAGGCCCAGCATCTCAAG GAAAGActtgacaaagaaaaaaaattaacaaaggaCCTGGGTCAGGCAGCAACCAAACTACAGGAGCTACTGAAGGTTGCCCAGGACCAACTGGccaaagagagagaaactgtGAAGAGATTGAAAGAACAGCTTCAGGAAACG gggAAAGAGGACAGTTCAAAGGAAGGGACTTCAGTTTGA
- the RRBP1 gene encoding ribosome-binding protein 1 isoform X7, whose product MTLTSSAKAGGQPPPAQADPWQLSPGAKVRGAPWARGARYPLPSPPPPDARSNRTAPRRAAARERRGPRAPAPPRPVPPRHAEWAPRRGAAGRDTAAEPGETAAESATTPHVCSSEEGPRPGTAPTDSDGPLYLPYKTLMSTVSSMVFSEGEAQQLIEILTEKMGIMDTWHTATQKGDPVAILKRQLEEKEKQLSAEQEDAAAARNKLRELSKDLAAERAKAAAAEGKLKEQLLAREQEIVAVQARMQASYQDHVSETQQLQVKIRTLQEQLENGPNTQLARLQQENSILRDALNQATSQMESKQNAELAKLRQECNKLMRELSEKSEVLQQEEQQRKSWEIKAAALEKQNKQLQASQQEVEVMLQKRLDEVSDELHKTQTSYKSLLADTEKAKGQQQSIAELQAKLLSSEAEVKSKLLELDNVKGKLQDASLDNTKLLERIKSIEALLEAGQMSGAEKDRDLQAANEAEMKQLRSRLQENTNQLSSLEREATELREAVEQQKMKNNDLREKNWKAMEALTMVEKVCEEKLLAATKAKEELAQQLNAFQTRTKQTLLSALPGVTVSLQQDYDTWLQEFKEKTMSVLKQQVITTEPLDSALKLKEAVETQTTLQAECEQYRTILAETERMLRNLQKSVEEEEKVWKAKLTASEEELQKSHFQLKSLEAMVEKLKADLQNTDQLKEYTSLLEMQLENHLQTASSERQNYTKEVEVLRQLLSESQEQLEAAKTETQKQSKELALVRQHLSEMKSHVQDGEVVRLQADPSEPAPLKVRMVRPLPVEALTLKHPVSPSLTAWRTAHGFTWGCRGCVVSCTMCWGKASPLSLQTCVLFPLGTYHQLAFTRLFPLGALHHGIRLARFEGDAGRACCKPLGQHYHVTMPCWVWGLGLLGGRGYPNKVVPGSLPSW is encoded by the exons ATGACGCTGACATCCTCAGCAAAGGCCGGCGGGCAGCCACCGCCTGCGCAGGCCGATCCCTGGCAGCTCAGCCCGGGGGCAAAGGTCCGCGGGGCTCCCTGGGCCCGGGGCGCTCGGtatcccctccccagcccacctCCTCCCGACGCCCGCTCCAACCGTACGGCTCCGCGGCGGGCAGCGGCGAGGGAGAGACGGGGaccccgcgcccccgccccgccccgccccgtcccgccccgccaCGCTGAGTGGGCCCCGCGGCGCGGAGCGGCGGGGCGGGACACGGCGGCCGAGCCCGGCGAGACAGCGGCGGAAAGTGCCACGACTCCACACGTCTGCAGCAGCGAGGAGGGACCGCGACCCGGCACGG CACCTACGGATTCAGATGGGCCCCTCTACCTGCCCTACAAGACACTCATGTCCACTGTCAGCAGCATGGTGTTCAGTGAGGGTGAGGCCCAGCAGCTCATCGAGATCTTGACGGAGAAAATGGGCATCATGGACACCTGGCACACG GCTACTCAGAAGGGTGACCCGGTTGCTATCCTGAAACGCcagctggaagagaaggagaagcagctctcagccgagcaggaggatgcagctgctgccagaaaCAAGCTGCGGGAGCTGAGCAAG GACCTGGCAGCCGAGCGGGCCAAGGCGGCAGCTGCAGAGGGCAAGCtgaaggagcagctgctggcccGTGAGCAGGAGATCGTGGCAGTGCAGGCACGCATGCAGGCCAGCTACCAGGACCATGTCAGCGAAACGCAGCAACTCCAGGTCAAG ATCCGGACCCTGCAGGAACAACTGGAGAATGGCCCCAACACACAGCTGGCTCGCCTGCAGCAGGAGAACTCCATCCTGAGGGACGCCCTCAACCAGGCCACCAGCCAAATGGAAAGCAA GCAAAATGCTGAGCTGGCCAAGTTACGGCAGGAATGCAACAAGCTGATGAGAGAGCTGTCTGAGAAAtcagaggtgctgcagcaagaggagcagcagaggaagagcTGGGAGATCAAAGCGGCAGCTTTGGAGAAGCAGAACAAACAGCTGCAG GCTTCCCAACAGGAGGTGGAGGTGATGCTGCAGAAGAGGCTGGATGAAGTCAGTGATGAGCTCCACAAAACCCAGACCAGCTACAAAAGCTTGTTAGCAGACACAGAAAAGGCCAAAGgacagcagcagagcattgCTG AGCTGCAGGCCAAGCTGCTGAGCTCCGAAGCAGAGGTTAAAAGTAAGTTGCTGGAGTTGGACAATGTGAAAGGGAAACTGCAGGATGCCAGTTTGGACAATACGAAGCTTCTGGAGAGGATCAAGTCCATTGAAGCTCTGCTGGAGGCAGGCCAGATGAGTGGGGCAGAAAAAGACAGAGACTTGCAG GCAGCCAATGAAGCAGAAATGAAGCAGCTGCGGTCAAG ACTCCAGGAGAACACAAACCAGCTCTCATCTTTGGAAAGGGAAGCCACAGAGCTGCGAGAGGCAGTAGAGCaacaaaagatgaaaaacaat GACCTTCGCGAAAAGAACTGGAAAGCAATGGAAGCGTTGACCATGGTGGAGAAGGTGTGCGAGGAAAAACTACTTGCTGCTACAAAAGCAAAG GAAGAGCTGGCCCAACAGCTGAATGCATTCCAGACACGAACTAAGCAGACTCTGCTCTCTGCCCTTCCTGGAGTCACTGTGTCCTTACAGCAG GATTATGATACATGGCTACAAGAGTTTAAGGAGAAGACTATGAGTGTGCTAAAGCAGCAAGTGATTACAACAGAGCCCCTG GATTCAGCTCTTAAATTGAAAGAGGCAGTGGAAACACAAACCACTTTACAAGCAGAATGTGAGCAGTATAGAACTATCCTCGCAGAGACA GAAAGGATGCTGCGAAACCTGCAAAAGagtgtggaggaggaggagaaggtctggaaagcaaagctcacAGCCTCTGAAGAGGAGCTCCAAAAG TCACACTTCCAGCTGAAATCCCTTGAAGCCATGGTGGAGAAGTTGAAAGCAGATCTGCAGAACACAGATCAG CTAAAGGAATACACCTCTCTTCTGGAAATGCAACTGGAAAATCACTTGCAGACAGCCAGCTCTGAACGTCAAAACTACACAAAAGAAGTTGAAGTT TTGAGGCAGCTCTTATCAGAgtcccaggagcagctggaggcagcaAAGACTGAAACGCAGAAGCAGAGCAAGGAGCTGGCACTG GTCAGGCAGCACTTGAGTGAGATGAAGAGCCATGTACAGGATGGAGAGGTAGTGAGGTTACAAGCTGACCCAAGCGAGCCTGCACCCCTCAAGGTTAGGATGGTGAGACCACTGCCTGTGGAGGCACTGACCCTTAAGCATCCTGTCTCACCATCTCTAACTGCATGGAGAACTGCACATGGCTTTACTTGGGGCTGTCGTGGCTGTGTTGTCTCCTGTACCATGTGTTGGGGAAAAGCTAGCCCCCTATCCCTTCAAACATGTGTCTTGTTCCCATTGGGAACATACCACCAACTGGCTTTCACCAGGTTGTTCCCCTTGGGAGCCCTCCATCATGGCATCAGGCTGGCAAGATTTGAGGGGGATGCAGGCAGGGCATGCTGCAAGCCCTTGGGCCAGCATTACCATGTGACAATGCCctgttgggtttggggtttgggtctCCTTGGAGGAAGGGGATACCCCAACAAAGTTGTACCAGGATCCCTTCCAAGCTGGTGA
- the RRBP1 gene encoding ribosome-binding protein 1 isoform X2, which yields MDVYDPQTLGVVVFGGFMVISAIGIFLVSTFSMKETSYEEALAKQRKELEKTQQQKMEKKKKEKSVEKKGKAKKKEEKPNGKIPEQQMTQEVTDPPKDVVLEAAVVPEPLTVEFPIAAVSVVPQEKEKPVLSPKEKRKKEKKVAKVEPASSLMLASPPVSVPRSSPVLEVAPKEVPVVAVPPVGTQQSAPVNPVTIKKTDALLTHEEQKHDGPVKKKAASKKKSEPVPTPPLSSLAPTDSDGPLYLPYKTLMSTVSSMVFSEGEAQQLIEILTEKMGIMDTWHTATQKGDPVAILKRQLEEKEKQLSAEQEDAAAARNKLRELSKDLAAERAKAAAAEGKLKEQLLAREQEIVAVQARMQASYQDHVSETQQLQVKIRTLQEQLENGPNTQLARLQQENSILRDALNQATSQMESKQNAELAKLRQECNKLMRELSEKSEVLQQEEQQRKSWEIKAAALEKQNKQLQASQQEVEVMLQKRLDEVSDELHKTQTSYKSLLADTEKAKGQQQSIAELQAKLLSSEAEVKSKLLELDNVKGKLQDASLDNTKLLERIKSIEALLEAGQMSGAEKDRDLQAANEAEMKQLRSRLQENTNQLSSLEREATELREAVEQQKMKNNDLREKNWKAMEALTMVEKVCEEKLLAATKAKEELAQQLNAFQTRTKQTLLSALPGVTVSLQQDYDTWLQEFKEKTMSVLKQQVITTEPLDSALKLKEAVETQTTLQAECEQYRTILAETERMLRNLQKSVEEEEKVWKAKLTASEEELQKSHFQLKSLEAMVEKLKADLQNTDQLKEYTSLLEMQLENHLQTASSERQNYTKEVEVLRQLLSESQEQLEAAKTETQKQSKELALVRQHLSEMKSHVQDGEVVRLQADPSEPAPLKVRMVRPLPVEALTLKHPVSPSLTAWRTAHGFTWGCRGCVVSCTMCWGKASPLSLQTCVLFPLGTYHQLAFTRLFPLGALHHGIRLARFEGDAGRACCKPLGQHYHVTMPCWVWGLGLLGGRGYPNKVVPGSLPSW from the exons ATGGATGTGTATGACCCTCAGACGCTGGGTGTTGTGGTCTTCGGAGGTTTTATGGTGATATCAGCCATTGGGATCTTCCTGGTGTCCACCTTCTCCATGAAGGAGACATCTTATGAGGAAGCCTTGGCCAAGCAACGCAAAGAGCTTGAGAAGACCCAGCagcagaaaatggagaaaaagaaaaaagagaaatctgttgagaagaaaggaaaagcaaagaaaaaggaagagaaacctAATGGAAAGatcccagagcagcagatgACTCAGGAAGTGACAGACCCTCCCAAGGATGTGGTTCTTGAAGCTGCTGTGGTGCCTGAGCCTTTAACAGTGGAGTTTCCAATTGCAGCAGTGTCAGTTGTTCCCCAGGAAAAGGAGAAACCTGTTCTGTCACctaaggagaagaggaagaaggagaagaaggtgGCAAAGGTAGAGCCTGCTTCTAGCCTGATGTTGGCTTCACCTCCTGTCAGTGTCCCCAGAAGTTCTCCTGTCCTGGAGGTGGCCCCTAAGGAGGTGCCTGTTGTGGCTGTGCCACCAGTTGGCACACAGCAAAGTGCTCCTGTCAACCCTGTCACCATCAAGAAAACCGATGCTCTTCTGACCCATGAGGAGCAGAAGCATGATGGACCTGTCAAGAAGAAGGCTGCATCCAAGAAGAAGAGTGAGCCAG TCCCaacccctcctctctcctccctaGCACCTACGGATTCAGATGGGCCCCTCTACCTGCCCTACAAGACACTCATGTCCACTGTCAGCAGCATGGTGTTCAGTGAGGGTGAGGCCCAGCAGCTCATCGAGATCTTGACGGAGAAAATGGGCATCATGGACACCTGGCACACG GCTACTCAGAAGGGTGACCCGGTTGCTATCCTGAAACGCcagctggaagagaaggagaagcagctctcagccgagcaggaggatgcagctgctgccagaaaCAAGCTGCGGGAGCTGAGCAAG GACCTGGCAGCCGAGCGGGCCAAGGCGGCAGCTGCAGAGGGCAAGCtgaaggagcagctgctggcccGTGAGCAGGAGATCGTGGCAGTGCAGGCACGCATGCAGGCCAGCTACCAGGACCATGTCAGCGAAACGCAGCAACTCCAGGTCAAG ATCCGGACCCTGCAGGAACAACTGGAGAATGGCCCCAACACACAGCTGGCTCGCCTGCAGCAGGAGAACTCCATCCTGAGGGACGCCCTCAACCAGGCCACCAGCCAAATGGAAAGCAA GCAAAATGCTGAGCTGGCCAAGTTACGGCAGGAATGCAACAAGCTGATGAGAGAGCTGTCTGAGAAAtcagaggtgctgcagcaagaggagcagcagaggaagagcTGGGAGATCAAAGCGGCAGCTTTGGAGAAGCAGAACAAACAGCTGCAG GCTTCCCAACAGGAGGTGGAGGTGATGCTGCAGAAGAGGCTGGATGAAGTCAGTGATGAGCTCCACAAAACCCAGACCAGCTACAAAAGCTTGTTAGCAGACACAGAAAAGGCCAAAGgacagcagcagagcattgCTG AGCTGCAGGCCAAGCTGCTGAGCTCCGAAGCAGAGGTTAAAAGTAAGTTGCTGGAGTTGGACAATGTGAAAGGGAAACTGCAGGATGCCAGTTTGGACAATACGAAGCTTCTGGAGAGGATCAAGTCCATTGAAGCTCTGCTGGAGGCAGGCCAGATGAGTGGGGCAGAAAAAGACAGAGACTTGCAG GCAGCCAATGAAGCAGAAATGAAGCAGCTGCGGTCAAG ACTCCAGGAGAACACAAACCAGCTCTCATCTTTGGAAAGGGAAGCCACAGAGCTGCGAGAGGCAGTAGAGCaacaaaagatgaaaaacaat GACCTTCGCGAAAAGAACTGGAAAGCAATGGAAGCGTTGACCATGGTGGAGAAGGTGTGCGAGGAAAAACTACTTGCTGCTACAAAAGCAAAG GAAGAGCTGGCCCAACAGCTGAATGCATTCCAGACACGAACTAAGCAGACTCTGCTCTCTGCCCTTCCTGGAGTCACTGTGTCCTTACAGCAG GATTATGATACATGGCTACAAGAGTTTAAGGAGAAGACTATGAGTGTGCTAAAGCAGCAAGTGATTACAACAGAGCCCCTG GATTCAGCTCTTAAATTGAAAGAGGCAGTGGAAACACAAACCACTTTACAAGCAGAATGTGAGCAGTATAGAACTATCCTCGCAGAGACA GAAAGGATGCTGCGAAACCTGCAAAAGagtgtggaggaggaggagaaggtctggaaagcaaagctcacAGCCTCTGAAGAGGAGCTCCAAAAG TCACACTTCCAGCTGAAATCCCTTGAAGCCATGGTGGAGAAGTTGAAAGCAGATCTGCAGAACACAGATCAG CTAAAGGAATACACCTCTCTTCTGGAAATGCAACTGGAAAATCACTTGCAGACAGCCAGCTCTGAACGTCAAAACTACACAAAAGAAGTTGAAGTT TTGAGGCAGCTCTTATCAGAgtcccaggagcagctggaggcagcaAAGACTGAAACGCAGAAGCAGAGCAAGGAGCTGGCACTG GTCAGGCAGCACTTGAGTGAGATGAAGAGCCATGTACAGGATGGAGAGGTAGTGAGGTTACAAGCTGACCCAAGCGAGCCTGCACCCCTCAAGGTTAGGATGGTGAGACCACTGCCTGTGGAGGCACTGACCCTTAAGCATCCTGTCTCACCATCTCTAACTGCATGGAGAACTGCACATGGCTTTACTTGGGGCTGTCGTGGCTGTGTTGTCTCCTGTACCATGTGTTGGGGAAAAGCTAGCCCCCTATCCCTTCAAACATGTGTCTTGTTCCCATTGGGAACATACCACCAACTGGCTTTCACCAGGTTGTTCCCCTTGGGAGCCCTCCATCATGGCATCAGGCTGGCAAGATTTGAGGGGGATGCAGGCAGGGCATGCTGCAAGCCCTTGGGCCAGCATTACCATGTGACAATGCCctgttgggtttggggtttgggtctCCTTGGAGGAAGGGGATACCCCAACAAAGTTGTACCAGGATCCCTTCCAAGCTGGTGA